The Tenacibaculum jejuense genome includes a window with the following:
- a CDS encoding YHYH protein, whose amino-acid sequence MRNRYKTLIGSLLILFVSCSSDEDNNTPDTPTTPSETYDITSVLSKFDNVPGVSYAINGDVVEITTDDLPNHGSPYWEQTNPMYEAYNGDNPNWRKNPNLIESQNIVFTIPLKPQEASSNAATPLGPIGVSVNGIVFYNQYAGPNNQPLTNEIDSFDQYLGHPDARGNYHYHIEPTFLTGVLGKSGFLGLLADGFPVYGPEENGSPVTNSDLDEFHGHVGVTPDFPNGIYHYHVTSEAPYINGNGYFGTPGNISQ is encoded by the coding sequence ATGAGAAATAGATATAAAACTTTAATAGGTAGTCTTTTAATTTTATTTGTATCATGCTCTTCAGACGAAGACAATAATACTCCAGATACACCTACAACACCCTCAGAAACTTATGATATAACAAGTGTGTTGTCTAAATTTGATAACGTACCAGGTGTTTCTTATGCAATAAACGGAGATGTTGTTGAAATTACTACCGATGATTTACCAAATCATGGAAGTCCTTATTGGGAACAAACAAATCCAATGTATGAAGCTTATAATGGAGATAATCCTAATTGGAGAAAAAATCCTAATTTAATTGAGAGTCAGAATATAGTTTTCACAATTCCTTTAAAACCACAAGAAGCTTCAAGTAATGCTGCAACACCTCTAGGTCCTATAGGTGTATCTGTAAATGGAATTGTCTTTTATAATCAATATGCTGGTCCTAATAACCAACCTTTAACTAATGAAATAGATTCTTTTGATCAATATTTAGGACATCCAGACGCAAGAGGAAATTATCATTATCATATAGAACCAACTTTTCTAACTGGTGTTCTGGGGAAATCAGGTTTTTTAGGATTATTAGCAGATGGTTTTCCTGTGTATGGACCAGAAGAAAATGGAAGTCCAGTTACAAATTCAGATTTAGATGAATTTCACGGACATGTTGGTGTAACTCCTGATTTTCCTAATGGAATTTATCATTACCACGTTACTTCAGAAGCTCCTTACATTAATGGAAATGGATACTTCGGTACTCCAGGAAACATTTCTCAATAA
- a CDS encoding RNA polymerase sigma factor, with amino-acid sequence MKKEILTHIDQAKKGNQVAFNYLLDFYWGSVYGYQLKNTGNENDAEDITIQTFAKAFNKIHLYNEEYEFNTWLIAISKNLYQDLIRKRKSSIQFKASTADEDKIYDIVDDTPSPEDKIIKEQNLAKLLRDIKKLKPKYQEVINLRFFQELSYKEISSHIDEPINNVKVKLLRAKKLLAEIIKKSDV; translated from the coding sequence ATAAAAAAGGAAATCCTTACACATATAGATCAAGCAAAAAAAGGCAATCAAGTTGCTTTCAATTACCTTTTGGATTTCTATTGGGGTAGTGTTTATGGTTATCAGTTAAAAAATACAGGTAACGAAAATGATGCAGAAGATATTACCATCCAAACTTTTGCAAAAGCTTTTAACAAAATTCATCTTTACAACGAAGAGTATGAGTTTAATACTTGGTTAATAGCTATTTCTAAGAACTTATATCAAGATCTTATAAGAAAACGAAAATCATCAATTCAATTTAAAGCTTCTACAGCAGATGAAGATAAAATTTATGATATTGTTGATGACACACCTTCGCCTGAAGACAAAATTATAAAAGAACAAAATTTAGCTAAGCTTTTAAGAGATATAAAAAAGCTAAAACCTAAGTATCAAGAAGTAATCAACTTACGTTTTTTCCAGGAACTTTCTTACAAAGAAATCTCATCGCATATTGATGAACCTATAAACAATGTTAAAGTAAAGCTCTTGAGAGCTAAGAAATTACTAGCAGAAATCATCAAAAAAAGTGATGTATGA
- a CDS encoding membrane or secreted protein, producing the protein MKLIFLTIGLLALAFGGIAIKIWAKKDGEFAGTCASQNPMLNKTGEACGFCGKTPDQFDTCNEPQHQ; encoded by the coding sequence ATGAAATTAATTTTTTTAACAATAGGATTATTAGCTTTAGCATTCGGTGGAATTGCTATTAAGATTTGGGCAAAAAAAGATGGTGAATTTGCTGGAACATGCGCAAGTCAAAATCCGATGTTGAACAAAACTGGTGAAGCATGTGGCTTTTGTGGTAAAACACCAGATCAATTTGATACTTGTAATGAACCTCAACATCAATAA
- a CDS encoding toxin-antitoxin system YwqK family antitoxin yields MKRFFLVIFVVFLSCKKDEIKYQEEVFNTTDFKLVNGELFLKQNLYSGKLTKYDTLNRLKTISNYLRGKKEGQELKYLNDTLKIEERFYTKGKKSGIHNGWWPNGNKRFEYHFNTTGAYNGEVNEWYKNGQQMKAFHFVKGKEEGKQQLWRDDGRIRANFVTKNGDRFGLIGLKKCYTVNTVNESYK; encoded by the coding sequence ATGAAGAGATTTTTCTTAGTAATTTTTGTAGTGTTTTTATCTTGTAAAAAAGATGAAATTAAATATCAAGAAGAAGTTTTTAACACAACTGATTTTAAATTGGTCAATGGTGAACTCTTTTTGAAGCAAAACTTGTACTCAGGAAAATTAACTAAATACGATACTTTAAATAGATTAAAAACAATTTCTAATTACTTAAGAGGAAAGAAGGAAGGACAAGAATTAAAGTATTTAAATGATACCTTAAAAATAGAAGAACGATTTTATACGAAGGGAAAAAAGAGTGGTATTCATAATGGTTGGTGGCCTAATGGAAATAAAAGATTTGAATACCACTTCAATACCACAGGAGCTTACAACGGAGAAGTAAATGAATGGTATAAAAACGGTCAACAAATGAAGGCTTTTCATTTTGTAAAAGGAAAAGAAGAAGGTAAACAACAATTGTGGAGAGATGATGGAAGGATAAGAGCTAATTTCGTAACAAAAAATGGAGATCGTTTCGGGTTAATTGGTTTAAAAAAATGTTATACAGTAAATACAGTTAATGAAAGTTATAAATAG
- a CDS encoding sulfatase-like hydrolase/transferase, with translation MRLILSPILLVLLVLLVLITSCSKDNVDTESPIDSNPVTTKPNILLIIADDMGLDATPGYSVGSIKPNMPNLQSMINNGVRFENLWSYPTCTPTRSSILTGKYGFRTRVMQVDDELSNSETSIQKYLKDNGAGYQNAVIGKWHLSRDANHPNELGVDYYAGLLNGAVTSYWNWTFTENGVQSNSTEYTTTKFTDLAIDWVKDQDNPWFLWLAYNAPHTPFHLPPTELHSQGNLPTDEASIDANPQPYYMAMIEAMDSEIGRLLNSMSEEERNNTVVIFIGDNGTPNQVAQEYRSRRVKGTVYQGGVNVPMIVYGKDVNRFNETEPALVNTTDLFATIANIAGVNVSTINDSRSFWDIVSNNSDTKVRDYGYTEIGRDSGSEDITVRNDNYKYILFSDGTEAFYNVSSDFFETNNLLNNSSLSTTEQAVLIELKNAINNIKN, from the coding sequence ATGAGATTGATTTTATCCCCAATACTATTAGTACTATTAGTACTATTAGTACTGATTACTTCTTGTAGTAAAGATAATGTAGATACAGAATCGCCAATTGATTCTAATCCAGTAACTACAAAACCTAATATTTTATTAATCATAGCCGATGATATGGGATTGGATGCAACGCCAGGTTATTCTGTCGGAAGTATTAAGCCTAATATGCCAAATCTTCAAAGTATGATTAATAATGGAGTTCGATTTGAAAATTTATGGTCTTATCCAACTTGTACTCCAACTAGATCAAGTATTTTAACTGGTAAATACGGTTTTAGAACTAGAGTAATGCAAGTAGATGATGAATTGTCTAATTCAGAAACTTCAATTCAAAAATATTTAAAAGATAATGGTGCTGGTTACCAAAATGCTGTTATAGGTAAATGGCATTTATCAAGAGATGCTAATCATCCAAACGAATTAGGCGTAGATTATTATGCAGGTTTATTGAATGGAGCTGTTACTTCTTACTGGAATTGGACTTTTACTGAAAATGGAGTTCAAAGTAACTCAACAGAATATACAACAACTAAATTCACAGATTTAGCTATAGATTGGGTTAAAGATCAAGATAATCCATGGTTTTTGTGGCTAGCTTACAATGCACCTCACACACCTTTTCATTTGCCACCAACCGAATTACATTCTCAAGGAAATTTACCAACAGATGAAGCGAGTATAGATGCTAATCCGCAACCATATTATATGGCAATGATAGAAGCGATGGACTCTGAAATAGGTCGCTTATTGAATTCCATGTCAGAGGAAGAAAGAAATAATACAGTTGTCATTTTTATTGGAGATAACGGAACTCCAAATCAAGTAGCTCAAGAATATAGAAGTAGAAGAGTTAAGGGAACAGTTTACCAAGGAGGTGTAAATGTGCCTATGATTGTATATGGTAAAGATGTAAATCGATTTAATGAAACAGAACCTGCATTAGTAAATACCACCGATTTATTTGCCACAATTGCAAATATAGCTGGAGTGAATGTAAGTACAATTAATGACAGTCGTAGTTTTTGGGATATAGTTTCTAATAATTCTGATACCAAAGTAAGAGATTATGGATATACAGAAATAGGTAGAGATTCTGGTTCAGAAGATATTACAGTAAGAAATGATAATTATAAATATATTCTTTTTTCCGATGGAACAGAAGCTTTTTACAATGTTTCCAGTGATTTTTTTGAGACGAATAACTTATTGAATAATTCCTCTCTAAGTACAACAGAACAAGCTGTTTTAATAGAATTAAAAAATGCAATTAATAACATAAAGAATTAA